In the genome of Harmonia axyridis chromosome 4, icHarAxyr1.1, whole genome shotgun sequence, the window CCGTGATGAATATAGAGAtggtataaatatatatttttcgtttaaaTATCTTGTATCATTTAtcaattttgtttcagatcataCTCGGTTAAGTGTCTGGGTATTAGATGGGGATCCAGGCCATTCTAATCTATTGAAATTTGCCTTGAATAAAGATACTTTTGCGGATACTTTGGTTATATTGACAGTAACCATGACAGCTCCTTGGGGAATTTTGGACCAGTTGCAACATTGGGCATCTGTTCTAGCTGACCATTTAGATAAATTAGAATTGGATATAGATTTGCGACAAAGTAAAAGGTACATAATTAATTATATATTGAAACAACTGTGTAATAGATAACTGTTTTTTAATAGTTTCAGATTGTAGTAATACAATAAATCATGTATAGGCTCATGCCTCCGTGATAATGTTTATACCTATAGCTACACATAAATaaacttatattattattatatatcagATTCATTTATTTGTCATTCTAGGCAACATCTTGTAAAATTATGGAAAGAATATATTGAACCAGGGGATGAATTAGACCCAACATCACCAATGAAAAGAAGTTCCAGAAACTTTGGAGATGAAGATGCTGATAATGAAGACGGTCAACTCCCAGAAGCTACTTTGACCAATAATTTGGGCCTGGACATTGTTGTAGTAGTAACCAAGgtgctttttcaattttttttaaatttgttcgatagttaatagtttcaaaatTACCATTAGATCAAAATGAAATGTTGCAATAAGatgtgaaatattaatttttagaagaatattggaaaaacaataatcaatatttcttaGGACAACAGATGCAATCCGGTTTAGATTTtgcttgtaacgggtgttttttttggagctatagaactttaaattgcaataaaacaacgatggattattcgattgacatgaattttatttatccgcaagataatcttgtggcattacattttaaatgtgatttttggcatatgaccgccacggctggctcggatgtagtccaattttcgatgactttttccaacattggtggccgtatatcggcaataacacggcgaatgttgtcttccaaatggtcaagggtttgtggcttatccgcatagaccaatgactttacatagccccacagaaagtagtctagcggtgttaaatcacaagatcttggaggccaattcacaggtccaaaacgtggaattaggtggtcaccaaacgtgtctttcaataaatcgattgttgcacgagctgtgtgacatgttgcgccgtcttgttggaaccacagctcctggacatcatggttgttcaattcaggaatgaaaaagttagtaatcatggctctataccgatcaccattgactgtaacgttctggccatcatcgtttttgaagaagtacgcagCAATGATtcaaccagcccataaagcgcaccaaacactcagtttttctggatgtaacggtgttttgacatacacttgaggattagcttcactccaaatgcggcagttttgtttgttgacgtagccattgaaccagaagtgcgcttcatcgctaaacaaaataaaatggacgtggtGCGCAattcgtattccgcacagaattttcatattttcgaaatgaaattgcactatttgcaagcgttgttcaggcgtgagtctattcacgatgaattgccaaaccaaactgagaataaatcacttgacagctgttaaatcggtcgccatcttgaacagtaatgccaacttaaagttatatacctcgaaaaaaaacacccgttagatatgaaataacaatttcaagcttaatgccaaattttatgttgatttgGAGTTAGAGAAATTTTAagcaaaatatcgaatatttccataaaaacaaaGTGGACTAGGttcaaatttagtttatttatttaaaacaaCTATTCAAATGTTCAAGGCAAATTATAAGCAGATTATATAACCTGAACAACTATCTAGATGAATAAATCAAAAcacatatacaaggtgttcctacaTTGGAGGTAGAAACAAAAATGAGTACCTTCGGATAATTTCACGAAAGAAAGTCTTATAAAGATGGAACCGTGAATGCTttgttttttgtgataattatagttatttCAATCTTTAACAATCATTGCTACAGATCTGGAAATAAGTTCCAAAACTAGGAAATAAGTTATTCATCATAGCTCACAaactggatttttatgataatttgggaTTATCCCgaggttgaaattttttctgaaaattggtagcagatatgacaaaacaacaagaaaccaaaaagtttagtacTAGATCAGTTTTCTTTAcattttttaaactaccagtggtacACAAAAAAGAAGTTTTGTAGGAAAGAGGCGGGCACTggtccagaaaaaatatcaccctgtagatttacaaTCAAAATTAGTATATCACATGATATCAAgtctaaattggaatatctatgctaaatttccattgaatattttatggagttcAGATGCTAATGGTAAAATAACTAATAATCAAATTtgaacactctgtatcttgaaagcaaagcgtttgggggcccatgtttatagaactttttttttccttagaATTACctgaggaatctctcattttcatttctactTCCAAATTAGGAACACTCAGTATACAGTTTTGTGGTCTCTTCAAActcatgaatgaacaagcgtgcaaaagcttctgacatcaagtcagtgcttttcttgaattttttcagacTGATTACATGCAAACATTGGAGAAGGAGCATGATTACAGGGATGAACACTTGGATTTCATGCAATCCTGGATCCGAAGGTTCTGTCTTCAATATGGTGCAGCACTGTTTTATACCAGCGCCAAAGAAGATAAGAACTGCGATCTGCTGTACAAGTATCTCACACATCGTATTTATGGGTTTCCCTTCAGAACACCAGCTTTAGTTGTAGAGAAAGATGCTGTATTTATgtgagaaaatttttgaatttttttcatccgTTTCTTATGATAATCCAGATTTGATGTTTCATACGAGGCTGATGTACTTTTATCCGTAGACCAGCGGGATGGGATAACATGAAGAAAATAAGTATTCTGTATGAGAACATGCACAGCTGCAAACCAGATGACTATTATAGAGATATAGTAGTTCAGCCTATTGCAAGGAAGGTATGATCAACTGAATATTTTCTTAAAAGACTGGGGTTAGTAAGGGTGAAAAAATTagtgtttttaatattttctacCCTCTAATCCATTTAGAAATTTTTTCTATTGCTTGAATTTGATGATCagatttatgaatattttaatatagTTAATTTTAGTCCATTCAGGATTTATTGAAATCCTGGGCGGCTgtggaaaatcaaaattaatttgtaatgattttaagtaatattttgatttgcacAATTTAAGTTggtattggaaatgtcattgacagaagacttgaaaaatcatcaaataCATTTCTAGgttatatttatacagggtgtcccgtaaagaccacgtcaaactgagggagaatgtagatcaaaggataacccacctgctatgacaaaattcccattataaaagtcttaccgttttcgagatatttttttttttgaaaataatgaatttttgcccctttcaatagttttgcccttacagttggtacaattttacatctttctggttaattttttctgtaaaatattgctgaagaatgattttaacgtttacattaaaaacatcctccgaaaattataaaggggggctatgagaaatatttttattggaaattttggtagtggattattttgttcataaagtTTAGcacatcgtagtggaaaaaaaatgtacggagctactgctgcacattacaccaataaattgtctattttatagtgatttcaaagaggtatcacacaagtcatttgttcttcaaagaaaaaagata includes:
- the LOC123678545 gene encoding cytoplasmic dynein 1 light intermediate chain 2 isoform X1 — protein: MPPFEETREKSKSVEPKKKNIWSQILSDVQNHGNQKLPSFKQVLVLGDNESGKTTMVAKLQGVEDPKKGSGLEYAYIDVRDEYRDDHTRLSVWVLDGDPGHSNLLKFALNKDTFADTLVILTVTMTAPWGILDQLQHWASVLADHLDKLELDIDLRQSKRQHLVKLWKEYIEPGDELDPTSPMKRSSRNFGDEDADNEDGQLPEATLTNNLGLDIVVVVTKTDYMQTLEKEHDYRDEHLDFMQSWIRRFCLQYGAALFYTSAKEDKNCDLLYKYLTHRIYGFPFRTPALVVEKDAVFIPAGWDNMKKISILYENMHSCKPDDYYRDIVVQPIARKTISRESELLAEDEQVFLVRMQQILLAGGGPPLGRTTDSMRSSPLVKGTVRSGSSLLSPRKLDGSKVVSSPGGEGVLANFFNSLLNKKSSSPGSTTKSGPESLPDKAAMRSDAAAELDRLSRGAKKSLGALDFGNSSDC
- the LOC123678545 gene encoding cytoplasmic dynein 1 light intermediate chain 2 isoform X2, with translation MPPFEETREKSKSVEPKKKNIWSQILSDVQNHGNQKLPSFKQVLVLGDNESGKTTMVAKLQGVEDPKKGSGLEYAYIDVRDEYRDDHTRLSVWVLDGDPGHSNLLKFALNKDTFADTLVILTVTMTAPWGILDQLQHWASVLADHLDKLELDIDLRQSKRQHLVKLWKEYIEPGDELDPTSPMKRSSRNFGDEDADNEDGQLPEATLTNNLGLDIVVVVTKTDYMQTLEKEHDYRDEHLDFMQSWIRRFCLQYGAALFYTSAKEDKNCDLLYKYLTHRIYGFPFRTPALVVEKDAVFIPAGWDNMKKISILYENMHSCKPDDYYRDIVVQPIARKTISRESELLAEDEQVFLVRMQQILLAGGGPPLGRTTDSMRSSPLVKGTLDGSKVVSSPGGEGVLANFFNSLLNKKSSSPGSTTKSGPESLPDKAAMRSDAAAELDRLSRGAKKSLGALDFGNSSDC